One genomic region from Pecten maximus chromosome 5, xPecMax1.1, whole genome shotgun sequence encodes:
- the LOC117327588 gene encoding baculoviral IAP repeat-containing protein 2-like produces MTEPEDDRAYLVRLRDDSKQRRTTFAKHWPSSKPYISVDELIREGFYCMGRGDDSVQCTYCRGIIRNWVEGDDVYLEHCRLFPQCPFVKSVFKHPKYCDFEVRLASFTDWPSQLKQQPRQMSKAGFFYIGVGDKVQCYWCGTVLKDWEPTDDPVLEHIRWSATCSWMVILKGEKVIQEIINSQSSENLTVRQPQEDDPLDRARQMGYQPDKIQKAVEKLGPQFDLQSLLKTIMDLDNVPVVIPQEPHGPDLTPPEHAGVSSPSLVPSDPMQASGAQTAIPHDTSMEDLKLHSLTKEHFSLKLRSQCKICMEEDVCVVFLPCGHLVCCFSCASLLYECPICRGAIEDKVRIYW; encoded by the exons ATGACGGAGCCAGAAGATGACCGAGCATATCTTGTAAGATTGAGAGATGATTCTAAACAGCGGAGGACAACCTTTGCGAAGCATTGGCCATCCAGTAAGCCATACATATCTGTAGATGAGCTGATACGGGAAGGATTCTACTGTATGGGCAGAGGAGATGATAGTGTCCAGTGTACATACTGCAGGGGCATCATCAGGAACTGGGTCGAGGGGGATGATGTCTATCTCGAGCATTGTAGACTGTTTCCGCAGTGTCCATTTGTGAAATCTGTGTTCAAACATCCTAAATATTGTGATTTTGAGGTAAGACTGGCATCATTTACTGATTGGCCGTCTCAACTAAAGCAGCAACCTCGGCAGATGTCCAAAGctggatttttttatattg GTGTAGGGGACAAGGTGCAGTGTTATTGGTGTGGAACAGTACTGAAGGATTGGGAGCCTACTGACGACCCTGTACTGGAACATATTCGTTGGTCTGCAACCTGTAGTTGGATGGTCATTCTAAAGGGAGAAAAAGTCATACAAGAAATCATCAAT TCCCAGTCTTCTGAAAACCTGACTGTAAGACAACCTCAAGAGGACGATCCATTAGACCGTGCACGACAGATGGGCTATCAACCAGACAAGATACAGAAGGCTGTTGAGAAACTAG GACCCCAGTTTGACCTTCAGTCATTGCTCAAAACAATAATGGACCTTGACAATGTTCCGGTCGTTATTCCACAAGAACCACATGGACCAGATCTTACTCCACCAGAACATGCAGGAGTGTCCTCCCCTTCTCTGGTACCTAGTGATCCTATGCAAGCATCTGGTGCTCAGACTGCCATCCCCCATGACACTTCAATGGAAGATTTaa AACTACATTCTCTGACGAAGGAACACTTTAGTCTGAAGCTGCGTTCCCAGTGTAAGATCTGTATGGAGGAAGATGTGTGTGTAGTATTTTTACCTTGTGGCCATTTGGTCTGCTGTTTTTCATGTGCATCTCTCCTGTATGAATGCCCAATCTGTCGAGGTGCAATTGAAGACAAAGTACGGATTTATTGGTAG
- the LOC117327592 gene encoding protein DGCR6-like has translation MSDTSNLDPASLSSRKDEIARRELQQRRHYFLQKELQNMARELPGKYQQRMPYNVLSGLANVLLDDTMFEIVRSLQEVQQLEERHLSSQRIKLVNDHKAQRHDLQKKHKEMLQSCQTKPHNLPIVESTIEREKITLERRCEEEVKKRDMKIILDLDQKVMDQQVMLERAGVPGFFVTNKKQDIQLQMYLLEFIQRLSHMDIPS, from the exons ATGTCGGATACCAGCAATCTTGATCCTGCTTCCCTTAGTTCAAGGAAGGATGAAATTGCACGCAGGGAGCTGCAGCAGAGGAGACACTACTTTTTACAGAAGGAGCTTCAGAACATGGCCAGAGAGCTCCCTGG TAAGTATCAGCAGCGGATGCCATACAATGTACTGTCTGGTCTAGCCAATGTTCTTCTTGATGACACCATGTTTGAGATTGTCCGAAGCCTTCAGGAAGTGCAGCAGCTGGAAGAGAGACACCTGTCTAGTCAGCGCATCAAACTCGTCAATGACCATAAAG CACAAAGACATGACCTTCAGAAGAAACACAAGGAGATGTTACAGTCTTGTCAGACCAAACCACACAACCTCCCTATAGTGGAAAGTACCATTGAAAGGGAGAAAATT ACACTAGAGCGGCGCTGTGAAGAAGAAGTGAAGAAGCGGGACATGAAGATCATCCTGGATCTGGATCAGAAGGTCATGGATCAACAAGTGATGCTGGAGCGGGCTGGTGTTCCTGGATTCTTCGTCaccaacaaaaaacaagacATTCAGCTTCAGATGTATCTCCTTGAGTTCATACAGAGACTTAGTCATATGGATATTCCCTCCTGA